GCATCGGACACACGGGAAGCTGCTTCGTGCTTTACAGCCCAAATGGACGTTTTCTTCGCATGAGAAATCGCAGTTTCGTTATCACAAAGCATAATGAAATAGCGAGAGCCTAGATTGGTTAATCAAAACGAACACACTACGCCAACTGAGTTTTAAACATACGACCAGACTTTCCAGTTTCATCAAGGATCACACGAGGATTTATCATAGATATCCGTTCACCTTTGTCATTTCTGTACTCACTCGCTCTCgaaaaattcaaaggaGGTGGAGTAGGAGGACGTGGCTTCggtttttcctttctagGCGGGGGAGCCGAATAAGGCTCTGTATTCATGGCATAGTGAGCACGATCCGCATAAGCAACGTCTGCAACAGGACGATGAGCATAAGGGTCAATGAGGCTAGGAGAATGAGAAGCGCGAACGTCACCAGCTGCCAAAGGATATCTACTGGCGCTACCACGAAAATCATCAGTGTTTATTTGGGAGGGAGCTTTCGCACTATATGGGGGATAGCCAACAGGATACATAGGAGCTGATAAAGGAGGGCGATCTCCAGCCAATGCATAGGGTGATTTCGAGTATGGATCATCTTCAGCAAAGCGAGGACCATATGGGTCAACAACTCTTCTTAGAGGAGGACTCAATGTTCTTCGTTTTGAAGGAGGCTGCAATCCAAATCGAGTGCGGTCATAATACGCGGCAGGGGCATCGGACTCGGGTGGATAGTATTTGGGTTGTAGACCAGCTGACTCGGGAGCATATGGTGGGAACACAGGGGATTCAGGAGGAACAGCAGCAGGTGGTCCATACATCAACGATTCACGACGAACAGAGCGAAAGTAAGGCCATTCGTAAGAATGACCATAATCTGTGCAGTGCCGGGTAAAATCGTACTTCACAGGCTTCGCTAAGCGTGGATCGTCAACCataattcttcttcccaTAGGAGCATCGCGAGAATCAGGAGCAGGTCGTTTTAAAGGAGAAGTAAAACTATTTGCAGCAGGATTTGATAGCACATGAACAGGCTCCGCTGGTCTATTCGACCAGACACTCCTGGAGTCATTAGATTCGTTTGACGGTTGAGAAGCTAAACATAGATTAGTTCATAATGTCCAAGCAAGCAATATGTATGTTTCAATCACATCTTTTTGACGAATTCAACAAGCGGAAATTCTTCCACTTTAATGTCTTTAACTTACGCCATAAGCTTCGTAAAACCTCCAAATTTGGAAGTTCAGGTAATTGTTTAGAAGACTGAGAATTAAAGTTTGTGTTTGACATTCTCCAAGAATTCGTACAATGCAAATTTTCAAGCTTTCAAGTTAAATGAAGTTTTGATTAATAATTCCGATATGTTCACAATCTCTTGTATTAGAGATAGAGAGAGAACTGttcaaaattaaattgATCGTCGACGGTTAATCTTGTAAGCGaataccaaaaataaaacttgaCAAGTTTTAAATgatcaaaaagcaaaacttttgtctttttttttattacaaGTgtcttgtaattttttcacgccaaaaccaaatgataaaacaaaaaggtctccaaaaaaaatatatataaacagGAGGTTGCAGCTACCTCTAGCCAAAGTGCcaattacaaaattaaaattgaACAGCTGATTAATTGTTTAATTAGTTATTTGTGAGGAAGCAACACTTCTACTTCCACAAATATGCTGCGGTGGGAAGAGAGTAGGTTGGAAAGGCAAGAATGGGACATCTCAGTTCAAATCATAGGTTTCCATTATACCGATAGCGAGGTCAAAGAAATGTATGGATCTATAAAGGATAAATAATCAATATAGaaaatgtatttttgttgaagattCATGTAAATCAAAACATGGAGCTTCATGAAGACATGCTTCGACTAAAAACTTTTACGAGGATATGGTTTTTTACTGTTATTGTTTAAAACATAAAACTCATAGTATTGTAAAGCggtttccattttctaGGCTTGGTTTACATTTCCAAATTGCACTATATTTTACTATCGTAGATTATTGTTCAGCAGCAACAACATTTGCTCATAAATGTCataagtaaaaataaaattatgtGTATATAGTTCGATTCATGGCTTATAAATTGAGATTTACGGACACATATAGATCTTTGtgaagcaaagaaaaagaatcttaCTTGAAACTGTCGTTTGAAGGGAGATAATGAAGcttctcaaaaatttggtGGGTAAATTCCCATAGCTCATTCACAAGAGCAGGGTCTTGGTTACGGTAACAGGTTGACTTTTGAGCAACCGCCCGATAAAAGCATCCATTCAATTTCTGTTCAGAGATGATGGGGTTCGTGGCAGCGTATAATGTGGTATATGATCCCAAGATCGGATCAAGGACCGCAAGGTTAAAAGGATATAACTGAAAGATCTTGTGAAGGGATCCTTGGATAAATCCTTGAGCGTTCTGAAAAATATTCGTTCTCACTATACCCGGATGTAAGCTGACAGAGTAGATACCATATTTTTCCAGGCGATCGGCGAGAGCCAGTGCATGAAGGATATTGGCATACTTTGTTTGTCCATAACGTGTCTGTTCTCCTCCCAAAACGTGAGGAAGATTAATGTCTGGAAAGTAGATTCCACTGTAGGGAGCAAACATATAGCCCATACTGGAAACGTTCACGATGCGCACATCACCAGGTTTTGATTGCTCTGCAGCACGGCGCAATGCAGGAATAAGAAGGTATGTGAATAAGTAGGGCGATAGATAATTCGTTTGAATTTGCCTTTCATAGCCATCCTTTGTCAACTGGTACTTGCCAAACATCATACCAGCATTATTGATTAAAAGATCcagttttgtttcctttgcCAAAAATACTTCTGCAGCTTGATAGACactttcaaaatcaagCAAATCCATATGCAAGAAGACAACGTCGGCGTCTTTGCATTCTTCTTGTATATTCTTTATCGCCGTaatgtatttttcttcattgcGGCCTGCCAAATAAACTTTTGCACCTTTAATTGCCAATTGTAAAGCAGTAACATAACCGATTCCACTAGAAGATCCCGTTACGACAGCTACTTTGCCATGTAAATTAGGAATGTCTTGAAATGACCATTCTGGTACATTTGTTCCAGCAATCTTTGCGCATAAATCACCTAAATTTCCAAACATGATCCTTgagaaagaggaaaaggTGAAGTCAAAGATAATGATCCCTTTATACCTAGTGTAAAGTGTGTTACGTTAATGTAAGAATCCTAACTAAGTTTCAGACTAATGTATCAACATAGATAACATGAAGTCGATAAAAGAgcaaagaacaaaaagatttgaTTGCTGTAGAAAACTACATATTAAATGTTGCTTTGTAACAAAATGTAcatgaattgcttttttaacCTCTGTTGGAGACTTTTGTAATGCTCAGAGATACGATGATGTCTACAAACCTTTAGAGAAAAGCGTTCCCTTCCGGTATATCCTCCTACATTTGTACTTGATTGGAACTGTTTGGTATTTTGCTcggttttgttttcgttgtTTGTTCAGCATTCACTCACGGGTCTCTTTCAtgagcaaaaaaagcattgcagagagaagaaaatgaaaacaaaagtattttGGCTTCTCGGAAATTCAATGGTATGAAGAAAACCTTCGGGTTGTTTACATCCAAATCCTGCTTTTTCGATCGGAGAACAATGTTACTCGCTTTTATTCCACTGTTCAACACAACTAAGACCATAGAACCCAACTTGCTTggttttttctatttcaaacagaatttttatatgtctttcttttattaaagCTCTTTATGACagcgttctttttttagtaGTGAGTCTTGCTAAATTGAACAAATGGATATAGACGAATTCAACGACCGGATCCTGAATCAAATTTCAGAAAAggtatttttataaaagtatatgaaaagatgaaaagcaGAGAATAGGTGgatccaaaaacaaacagttgcttatttattttattttcaagcAATGAAGCGTCCTAACATTGATATTCATAGAAGAGTGTTTTTCAAATGCGaatttctttccttttcaacgatattatttttttctagtaTTTTCTAACAGCATCTAGGCATGGAAAACCAGACTCACAGCGTATGAAGAACTATTTACGGTATTTACAAGGGCATCTGATGAGAATGACTCGTCCTTTCAGCCTTGGATCCAAGACCCCGGTTTATGGAAGCGCGGACTCTGCGATAGTAATGTTTCAACTCAGGAATGCGCACTAAAAGTTCTTTGTGTATTTTTAGATAAATCCCAAAGAAAGGGTATCTCCAGTTCAAAGCTGATTGTTATCCCTTCATTACTTGAAAAATGTCTTCCTTCAACAAGACCGTCCATCAGAGACTTTACTCATCAGGcacttttacttttggcCGGCGCTGGCGCTATGGATGCAGTTATAGATGGCCTTTTGAGTAGTTGTAAAGTGAAACACCCAAAACAAGCTATGGCTTCCATTAAAGAACTCTGTctatttattgaaaaatacgGTATACCTACCATTCCTCCTTCTCATTTATATAAGCTTCTTCCTGGTTTGTTTGCTCAGTCAGATAAAAACGTACGTCAGGAAGCGTCGAAGCTTGCCGTTCAGGTTTACCGCTGGGTGGGTGATTCCCTTAAAGTAAACTTGTTTCCTCAATTAAAACCCATACAAATATCCGATCTTGAGTCGCTCTTTCAATCAGCTCCTCCTTTAATTATAAAGCCGCCTGCATCGGCTAGCAATCGTTCATCTATTTCCGCTGCTGCAAAATCTCCTGTTTTAAACGAGAATGGTTCCTTGGATCAAAAAGCATCTGCACACCTTCCTATCCCAAACCCAAAGCTGGGCAGCGCTTCTGGGAATTCCCGTGCGATGAAACCGTCTTTAGCCATTCCTCATCCGTCTCGCTCTTCTGTTTCTCCCATAAAGCCATCATCTTTTGATGCCCCAATTGACATTCTTTCTAAATTAACTCCAGAATTTTATAGTGCCTTGTCTTCGCCCAAGTGGAAGGACCGCAAAGAAGCTCTAGATAACCTTCACGAAGTATGTAAATATCCATGCTACCAAGAAGGGGATTACGATGAATTATTTCGAGTCATTGCTAAATCATTAAGAGACGCTAATGTCGTTGTGGTTGGAACCGCCGGACAATTATTGATAGCTGTCTCAAATGcgctgaagaaaaaagaagtgcCTTACGTACCTGTCGTATTTCTTCCATTATTTGAAAGGTTTAAAGAGAGAAAGCCTTCATTAGTAAACGTTCTCTTTGGCGCGGCAAATGCAATGTTCGAAGCTTGTGGTTTTAATGAGCTCGCTGATCAAGCCTTGGAATTTTTGGGGCATAAAAATCCTCAAGTAAAGACAGAAACCTTGCATTGGTTTACTCACTGTCTTCAACGTATGGACTCATGTCCTCCAAAAGTTTCTCTGGAAATGTTGTGCAATCGGTGTTTGATTCTAGTTAATGATACATTTGAACCCGTTCGAACAGCAACAACGGAGGTACTCGCTACTCTTATGCAAATGTTTGGACAAGCAATCCTATCCAAGTATATTGTCGGACTTGATCCGAAAAGGTTGCAAAAGGTGATTGAGCTTTCAGAAAATATTCAGGTACAAGCACATCCCAATCAACCTCCGAGACCGAAACTTCCTCGGGTAGCCTCTCCTTTAAAGCCATCTCCTGTGAAGCCAATTTTATCTCCCAACTTTACGTCTTCGCCTTTGGCTCCCGTGCAGGCAAATGTACCTGAAGAATCTCCGTCTCGCAGGTCTTCCCCTGTTAAGTCATTGTCTTCTAGTCTTCGTTCGCAAGCCATGAACCATAGAATAAGCAACTCTGCTCTAAAACCGGTTCCCAATCCAGCGTTGATTGGCGCGATGAAGCAGACAAACGAAGTTTTGACGCCGACAGTGACGAAAAAGGTAGAATCGAATCGCTTGTCGACAAAGACCCAGCCAAGCCTGTTGATGAAATCCACAATAAAAGAGCACGTTTCTCCAACAAGCAAGCAAGCTAGTGTAAGTACGTCGAATCTAGTGACTATTACGTTGtctgaaaaaattgagTTGGATCTTTTGAGGGAAGAGAAAGCCATCCGGCAAGTCCAGCAAACAGAGGATGCTCTGGAAAGAGAACGATTATTCCGGGAAATTAATGATCTTCAAATTGCAAATGCTGAATTACGTGAACAGCTTGATAACTACCAAGGGATTATTAGTCAAAAAGATTCGAAGCTTGTATCCTTGCAAGAAGAAGTGAATCGGCTGAGCAATCGATTGCAGGAGGTCTTGTTGGAATTAGAGCACCGGCAAGAAACTGTGGATGAGAATTCCATGGACATTGATTCCAAGGAAGTGGAAAATGCAATTAAAAGAGAAGACGAGCCAAGTTATCCCTATACTagaaaaagtcattttGGAAATTCAGAAGAACCTTCAAGAAGTATTCGGCGATCAACACTACTTCCGGTACGACAGTCGCTTGCAGGATCAATGTTACAAAAGCCCACGGCTTATTCGCGACCATCGCTTTTTTCTACTAGCAATGATCATTCTaatagtttttcttcacaTTCCCCTTCAAAAAGTATGTCATCGTGGTCCGAGGGGACAGATATCTCTACGCATTTGTTGGAACAAATTCAAAGGATGAAGCGAAGCTAATTTTAAGAAACACTGGAAATCTTCGACACAAGCATTGAAAAGCGGTCTCAGCATGGGTTCTATTGGTTTattggtttatttttttcattttcattttcgctTTAAGTTTTAGttttagttttttgtttattttctttctttttgcagGCGTTCTTGCAGGAACATTCTTTTCCCCGAGGGAAACGAAGgaattttactttttcattaaagaTGACAAAAGCATGCATGGTTGGAGATACACAATGATTGTATTGTCTGGTAAAACATACACTTTACCGAATCATCGTTTCAAGATGTAATGAAAGGGAAAGTTGGTGTCATACCATTACGAGCGGAAACCAAGAAATAGTTAGCAAGgtgaaggaagaaaatgaagagtcTATCTTCTATTTGTTGTGAATATCAGATGAACAAATAATTTGAAAACGATCCACTGAGCCCATGTAAAATGTCGGTCTCAGTTTCGTTGGTTCTCTCGAAGccattttcaattcttctgGCTAGCTATATCTTGGCCGCTAGACTTCCACATTTCTTACTGTCGTTTTGTTATATTTAAGCCAAGGCtatgaagattttgaaaacctCTATATGTTTATATTATTGTAcgatttggaaaaacacTCGGAAGTTTATATATACGTAAATGGCTTATGACGTTTATGTTGACCTCATGAAATAATGAAATCGACGAAATTCGGATGAACGAGTGGTAAGCTTTGCTGCACTTTGGAACACTATCGATGATATCATTTTCccttcaacaaaaagatatataagCGCACTACCTCGTGATATTGCAACGAACGTTCGAAATACTTAAATAACTTAAAACCACTTTTGCTTTGGGGATCCAACATTTCACCTTCATTTAACTTTGGATTTCTGAATATCTCATACtgatcttttgtttattgttgaATATACAACATATtgattcctttctttgtttgatACCATTAATATCCATTAATCGTTTGAACTGATATTTATTTGGGATAGCGAAAATGCAGCGTTCCTACTCTTTAAGAAATGCTCGTGCCCCTACGGCATCTCAGTTGGTGAACCCACCTCCTCCTGTTTCGAGTGCTCGTAATAGCCGTTCTTTTACTCCTTTCCGTCACTCCATGCGTATTCACCAAGCTGTGAACTTCTCCCCAGATTTGGCCAAGCGTTTAGCTGTTTTGGTGAAGATGGAGAAGAACGTCATGACCAGCATGGTCCAAGTCACTCGCGGTCGTCGCGACGCTGCTCGTCAATTGTCTTACTGGGGTGAAGACTGTGACGATGACATTAGTGACGTTACCGACAAGTTGGGAGTGTTGTTTTATGAAGTTGCCGAGTTGGAGAACTACTTGGTTGATCGTCACGACCAATACCGGGTAACTTTGAAGTCCATTCGTAACATCGAGGCTTCTGTTCAACCTTCTCGTgagaagaagcaaaagcttttggaCCAAATCTACATGCTCAAGCACAAGGACCCTGAATCTCCTAGGTTGATCACAATGGAACAAGAACTTGTTCGTGAGGAAGCTGCTTGCTTGGTAGCCGAAGCTCAGCTTTCCAATACCACCCGCGAAAAGTTTAAGCAAGCCATGGTTTACAACTTGGATGCTCTCCATGAGCACGCCGAGAAGCTTGGCTTGATTTCTGCTTATGGTCGTCACCTCTTGAACTTGATCGATGATACCCCTGTTACCCCAGGTGAGGCTCGTCCTGCTTATGATGGCTATGAAACTTCTCGCCAAATTGTCATGGATGCTGAGCATTCTCTCAGCAGCTGGGTCCCCGCTAATCAAGCACCAGTGAGCTTCGCTAAGCCCCAGGAAGAAGATGTCCAAAGCGATGCTCGTTCCTGGAATGAGTACGAGGCTCAAGGTGAGCCTGTCCCAGTTCATCAAATGAATCACTTGAACGATGCTCAATCTGATACCAGTGAAATGGCTGAGAATGATCCCAACATGCATCCCCACGTTCGTGAAGAACGTATTGCTCGTATTGATTCCAATGCTACCAATGGTCACACAACTCTGCAATCTACTGACCAACAACCTGCTGTGCAAGTTGCTT
The nucleotide sequence above comes from Schizosaccharomyces osmophilus chromosome 3, complete sequence. Encoded proteins:
- the mmi1 gene encoding nucleus specific RNA binding exosome specificity factor Mmi1 is translated as MSNTNFNSQSSKQLPELPNLEVLRSLWPSQPSNESNDSRSVWSNRPAEPVHVLSNPAANSFTSPLKRPAPDSRDAPMGRRIMVDDPRLAKPVKYDFTRHCTDYGHSYEWPYFRSVRRESLMYGPPAAVPPESPVFPPYAPESAGLQPKYYPPESDAPAAYYDRTRFGLQPPSKRRTLSPPLRRVVDPYGPRFAEDDPYSKSPYALAGDRPPLSAPMYPVGYPPYSAKAPSQINTDDFRGSASRYPLAAGDVRASHSPSLIDPYAHRPVADVAYADRAHYAMNTEPYSAPPPRKEKPKPRPPTPPPLNFSRASEYRNDKGERISMINPRVILDETGKSGRSRYFIMLCDNETAISHAKKTSIWAVKHEAASRVSDAYKNASIYFIFIAKPTNNALGYAQVVSDLNSAELPFWADNATYAGGVRVKWIKTCNLFSAEISDIVGRMNHGATARDGMEMMYDEGCRLCILVNSAIMKRIGRDR
- a CDS encoding short chain dehydrogenase, which codes for MFGNLGDLCAKIAGTNVPEWSFQDIPNLHGKVAVVTGSSSGIGYVTALQLAIKGAKVYLAGRNEEKYITAIKNIQEECKDADVVFLHMDLLDFESVYQAAEVFLAKETKLDLLINNAGMMFGKYQLTKDGYERQIQTNYLSPYLFTYLLIPALRRAAEQSKPGDVRIVNVSSMGYMFAPYSGIYFPDINLPHVLGGEQTRYGQTKYANILHALALADRLEKYGIYSVSLHPGIVRTNIFQNAQGFIQGSLHKIFQLYPFNLAVLDPILGSYTTLYAATNPIISEQKLNGCFYRAVAQKSTCYRNQDPALVNELWEFTHQIFEKLHYLPSNDSFK
- the dis1 gene encoding TOG/XMAP215 microtubule plus end tracking polymerase Dis1; translated protein: MDIDEFNDRILNQISEKAWKTRLTAYEELFTVFTRASDENDSSFQPWIQDPGLWKRGLCDSNVSTQECALKVLCVFLDKSQRKGISSSKLIVIPSLLEKCLPSTRPSIRDFTHQALLLLAGAGAMDAVIDGLLSSCKVKHPKQAMASIKELCLFIEKYGIPTIPPSHLYKLLPGLFAQSDKNVRQEASKLAVQVYRWVGDSLKVNLFPQLKPIQISDLESLFQSAPPLIIKPPASASNRSSISAAAKSPVLNENGSLDQKASAHLPIPNPKLGSASGNSRAMKPSLAIPHPSRSSVSPIKPSSFDAPIDILSKLTPEFYSALSSPKWKDRKEALDNLHEVCKYPCYQEGDYDELFRVIAKSLRDANVVVVGTAGQLLIAVSNALKKKEVPYVPVVFLPLFERFKERKPSLVNVLFGAANAMFEACGFNELADQALEFLGHKNPQVKTETLHWFTHCLQRMDSCPPKVSLEMLCNRCLILVNDTFEPVRTATTEVLATLMQMFGQAILSKYIVGLDPKRLQKVIELSENIQVQAHPNQPPRPKLPRVASPLKPSPVKPILSPNFTSSPLAPVQANVPEESPSRRSSPVKSLSSSLRSQAMNHRISNSALKPVPNPALIGAMKQTNEVLTPTVTKKVESNRLSTKTQPSLLMKSTIKEHVSPTSKQASVSTSNLVTITLSEKIELDLLREEKAIRQVQQTEDALERERLFREINDLQIANAELREQLDNYQGIISQKDSKLVSLQEEVNRLSNRLQEVLLELEHRQETVDENSMDIDSKEVENAIKREDEPSYPYTRKSHFGNSEEPSRSIRRSTLLPVRQSLAGSMLQKPTAYSRPSLFSTSNDHSNSFSSHSPSKSMSSWSEGTDISTHLLEQIQRMKRS
- the pil1 gene encoding eisosome BAR domain protein Pil1 — protein: MQRSYSLRNARAPTASQLVNPPPPVSSARNSRSFTPFRHSMRIHQAVNFSPDLAKRLAVLVKMEKNVMTSMVQVTRGRRDAARQLSYWGEDCDDDISDVTDKLGVLFYEVAELENYLVDRHDQYRVTLKSIRNIEASVQPSREKKQKLLDQIYMLKHKDPESPRLITMEQELVREEAACLVAEAQLSNTTREKFKQAMVYNLDALHEHAEKLGLISAYGRHLLNLIDDTPVTPGEARPAYDGYETSRQIVMDAEHSLSSWVPANQAPVSFAKPQEEDVQSDARSWNEYEAQGEPVPVHQMNHLNDAQSDTSEMAENDPNMHPHVREERIARIDSNATNGHTTLQSTDQQPAVQVA